One window of Thermocoleostomius sinensis A174 genomic DNA carries:
- a CDS encoding superantigen-like protein SSL4, producing the protein MFQRLLMKNDKCHCAQSFIELCVNSINNRTDRELYERELRRDAEIARSNANATSVLLIGLFVVALGALGAIFYTTMQQNQVPAPANQPPEINVELPEREAPQVQPPQINIQPPDVTIPDVNINVSPPSDSVEGNDAESAPTQPEPSPP; encoded by the coding sequence GTGTTTCAACGACTGTTAATGAAAAACGATAAGTGTCATTGTGCCCAGTCCTTTATCGAACTTTGTGTAAACTCTATAAATAATCGAACGGACCGAGAACTATATGAACGGGAATTGCGTCGAGATGCAGAAATTGCGCGTAGTAATGCGAATGCAACCAGTGTGCTGCTAATTGGTCTATTTGTTGTGGCTCTTGGAGCATTAGGTGCAATTTTCTATACAACGATGCAGCAAAATCAAGTACCCGCTCCAGCCAATCAACCCCCGGAGATCAATGTTGAGTTGCCAGAGCGAGAAGCGCCACAGGTTCAACCACCTCAAATCAACATTCAACCGCCGGACGTGACTATCCCCGATGTCAATATCAATGTTTCGCCGCCGAGCGATTCCGTAGAGGGTAACGATGCAGAATCCGCACCTACCCAACCTGAACCCTCGCCGCCGTGA
- the accC gene encoding acetyl-CoA carboxylase biotin carboxylase subunit yields MRFDKILIANRGEIALRILRSCEEMGIATVAVHSTVDRHALHVQLADEAVCIGEPPSSKSYLNIPNIIAAALTRNATAIHPGYGFLAENARFAEICADHQIAFIGPTPEAIRIMGDKSTARETMQRIGVPTVPGSDGLLTSEREALVVAKEIGYPVMIKATAGGGGRGMRLVRGEEELVKSFLAAQGEAEAAFGNAGVYLEKFIERPRHIEFQILADNYGNVVHLGERDCSIQRRHQKLLEEAPSPALSTDLREKMGNAAVRVAQSINYVGAGTVEFLLDRSGQFYFMEMNTRIQVEHPVTEMITGLDLIAEQIRIAQGDRLSFTQEQIQLRGHAIECRINAEDPDYNFSPHPGRISGYLPPGGPGVRMDSHVYTDYEIPPYYDSLIGKLIVWGHDRPTAIKRMRRALRECAITGLPTTIGFHQRILEAPEFLEGEVYTNFVEQLMAR; encoded by the coding sequence ATGCGTTTTGACAAAATTCTGATTGCTAACCGAGGAGAAATTGCCCTTCGGATTCTACGTAGCTGTGAAGAAATGGGAATTGCTACCGTTGCAGTGCATTCTACAGTCGATCGCCATGCGCTGCATGTGCAACTTGCCGACGAGGCCGTTTGCATTGGTGAGCCTCCCAGCAGCAAGAGCTACCTCAACATTCCCAACATCATTGCTGCCGCGTTAACTCGTAATGCCACTGCTATTCACCCAGGATATGGGTTCCTGGCAGAAAACGCTCGGTTTGCTGAAATTTGTGCAGATCACCAGATTGCCTTCATTGGCCCCACGCCCGAAGCCATCCGGATCATGGGTGATAAGTCAACAGCCCGCGAAACGATGCAGCGGATTGGGGTTCCGACCGTGCCCGGCAGTGACGGACTACTCACCAGTGAACGAGAGGCGCTGGTAGTGGCCAAGGAAATTGGCTACCCAGTCATGATCAAGGCTACAGCCGGGGGGGGTGGACGTGGCATGCGCCTGGTTCGGGGCGAAGAGGAGTTAGTGAAGTCATTTCTGGCAGCACAAGGGGAGGCAGAAGCCGCGTTTGGCAATGCAGGGGTCTATCTAGAAAAATTTATTGAGCGCCCACGTCATATTGAGTTTCAAATCTTGGCTGATAATTATGGCAATGTGGTGCATTTAGGCGAGCGAGATTGCTCGATTCAGCGCCGTCACCAAAAGCTATTAGAGGAGGCCCCTAGTCCGGCACTCTCGACCGATCTACGCGAAAAAATGGGAAATGCGGCTGTGCGGGTCGCCCAATCGATCAATTACGTGGGAGCCGGAACGGTGGAATTTCTGCTCGATCGATCGGGGCAATTTTACTTTATGGAGATGAACACGCGCATTCAGGTGGAGCATCCCGTCACTGAAATGATTACTGGGTTGGATTTAATTGCCGAGCAAATTCGCATTGCTCAAGGTGATCGCCTATCCTTCACCCAAGAGCAAATTCAACTACGCGGTCATGCCATCGAATGCCGCATCAATGCAGAAGACCCAGATTACAACTTTAGTCCCCATCCTGGCCGTATCAGTGGTTATTTGCCGCCGGGCGGACCAGGAGTACGCATGGATTCCCATGTCTATACCGATTATGAAATTCCGCCCTATTACGATTCTTTGATCGGCAAACTGATTGTCTGGGGACACGATCGCCCCACAGCCATTAAACGAATGCGTCGCGCCTTGCGCGAATGCGCCATTACTGGGCTTCCAACCACGATCGGCTTTCACCAGCGCATCTTAGAAGCCCCTGAATTTCTGGAGGGCGAGGTGTACACTAACTTTGTGGAGCAGTTGATGGCGCGGTAG
- a CDS encoding AAA family ATPase yields the protein MVNSLFTPQHLIGRKTELRQISEILIEDNDFLLVGAPGIGRRTLIRAAAQQVGAKVIEIDCLRTTSANRFLRLLADSILDVFSSATELALIEQWTQSYPLVLEQSQRPRLIWHLPSGKEWSLFQSLLALPQMMAEWMDCRVVTVFLNFPHIRSWDRTGKWEEYLQQEIRRQSRVSYALVATVIEPWAQCSDLPIISLAPLDDATMQAWIVPEMAGEGLRFDAETQALQLFLSIVQGHTGDAVNLARRIWLDRQAFMNAPIDWDRLPKVPSTPAIDGLIEAHHVHRSTLALVEDLSNTFESLILLLPASQVRVLESLALDPTDKPQAREYIQKHQLSRGGGLQGALASLAQKGLLYGPEQGYRVASPFLAFWLKQRLS from the coding sequence ATGGTCAATAGCCTGTTTACTCCACAACACCTGATTGGTCGCAAAACTGAGCTTCGGCAAATTAGTGAAATTCTGATTGAAGATAATGATTTTCTACTAGTGGGCGCACCGGGAATTGGGCGGCGAACGTTGATTCGGGCGGCGGCTCAGCAGGTTGGGGCAAAGGTGATTGAGATCGATTGTCTCCGCACCACTAGTGCCAATCGATTCTTGCGGCTGTTGGCAGATAGCATTCTGGATGTGTTTTCTAGTGCCACAGAATTAGCATTAATCGAGCAATGGACGCAGTCTTATCCATTAGTGTTAGAGCAATCCCAGCGACCTCGCCTCATCTGGCATTTACCCTCGGGGAAGGAATGGAGCTTATTTCAATCCTTGCTAGCGTTGCCTCAAATGATGGCGGAGTGGATGGACTGTCGCGTGGTCACAGTTTTTCTGAATTTTCCCCATATTCGATCGTGGGATCGCACTGGAAAATGGGAAGAGTATTTACAACAAGAAATTCGGCGACAGAGTCGAGTCAGCTATGCTCTTGTTGCCACCGTCATTGAACCGTGGGCGCAGTGCAGCGATCTGCCGATTATTTCTCTCGCCCCCCTCGATGATGCAACCATGCAGGCTTGGATTGTGCCGGAAATGGCCGGCGAGGGGCTGCGGTTTGATGCAGAAACTCAAGCACTCCAGCTATTTCTCAGCATTGTTCAGGGACATACGGGCGATGCGGTAAATCTCGCTCGGCGGATCTGGCTCGATCGCCAAGCCTTTATGAATGCGCCAATCGACTGGGACAGGTTACCGAAAGTGCCATCAACACCAGCGATCGACGGGTTAATTGAAGCGCATCACGTTCATCGCAGCACCCTTGCCCTTGTGGAGGATTTGTCCAATACCTTCGAATCACTGATCCTACTATTACCCGCCAGCCAAGTTCGCGTTTTGGAAAGCCTTGCGCTTGATCCAACCGATAAACCTCAAGCGCGGGAATATATCCAAAAGCACCAGCTTTCTAGAGGTGGCGGACTCCAGGGAGCCTTGGCTAGTCTAGCGCAAAAGGGATTGCTGTACGGGCCAGAGCAGGGTTATCGAGTAGCTTCACCGTTTCTGGCGTTTTGGCTGAAACAACGCTTGAGTTAA
- a CDS encoding 2OG-Fe(II) oxygenase: MKDEEWLTQNLVIERTKDTMQPDRSTPDRPAEPTEVELTLLLSGGQSYTLSIAPHNPLLQQLFAVLMETPQRSQRLFQIPIKQGQAVLAFPSDRLVGIVTEPPIVIQSPPKSAAVAQKNPIGVLSADPLVSQYIQFENFLTPEEHQRLLNYTIQHKAEFVSTQTSTKAANYRESLVLYVFPEFANLISQRVQQVFPELVSKLGLKPFQISQIEAQLTAHNHGNFYKIHNDNGSQETATRELTYVYYFYREPKAFSGGELVIYDSKVENNFYVRADTSKIVQPLNNSIVFFLSRYLHEVLPVDCPSQQFADSRFTINGWIRRS, encoded by the coding sequence ATGAAGGACGAAGAGTGGCTGACGCAAAATCTAGTCATCGAACGAACCAAGGATACTATGCAACCCGATCGCTCAACACCCGATCGCCCTGCTGAACCAACGGAAGTTGAATTAACGTTGCTGTTGTCGGGTGGACAAAGCTATACCTTGTCGATTGCTCCTCATAATCCCTTATTGCAACAGCTATTCGCCGTCTTGATGGAAACGCCGCAACGATCTCAGCGGTTGTTTCAAATTCCCATTAAGCAAGGGCAAGCCGTGTTAGCCTTTCCGTCCGATCGACTGGTTGGCATCGTGACAGAACCGCCGATCGTGATTCAATCTCCTCCAAAGTCAGCCGCCGTTGCTCAGAAAAACCCGATCGGGGTGTTATCTGCTGATCCACTAGTTTCCCAATACATTCAATTTGAAAACTTTCTTACGCCGGAAGAACATCAGCGCTTATTGAACTACACCATTCAACACAAAGCTGAATTTGTTTCGACCCAAACATCTACCAAAGCTGCAAATTATCGAGAATCGCTGGTATTGTATGTATTTCCAGAATTTGCAAATTTGATTAGCCAGCGTGTTCAGCAAGTTTTTCCTGAACTAGTATCCAAGCTTGGGTTGAAACCTTTTCAAATTAGTCAAATCGAAGCGCAATTAACGGCTCACAATCATGGGAATTTCTACAAAATTCACAACGACAATGGCAGCCAGGAAACGGCCACCCGTGAATTAACCTATGTCTACTACTTCTATCGGGAACCGAAAGCTTTCTCTGGTGGGGAACTGGTAATTTATGACAGCAAGGTAGAAAACAATTTCTATGTCCGGGCAGATACCAGCAAAATTGTGCAGCCGCTCAACAACAGCATTGTCTTCTTTTTGAGCCGCTATTTGCATGAAGTATTGCCTGTGGATTGTCCGTCTCAGCAGTTTGCCGATAGCCGCTTTACCATCAACGGTTGGATACGTCGTTCTTAG
- a CDS encoding IMS domain-containing protein has product MRIPLDYYRILGLPSQATAEQLQQAHRDRTLQLPRREFSEVAIETRRQLIDQAYSVLSEPSQRQEYDANFLSKSYELAEIGRSPEITSDSEAFDDSHSLGSSDYDDSYAFIDIAPEQLVGALLILLDLGEYELVLKYSAPYLNGNNFALKQGQFGEPEIVAADIVLTHALACLELGREQWQQGQYESAAESLQAGQEVLLRAGLFPGLRGEMQSDLYKLRPYRILELVALPEYQEAARQQGLSLLQDMLNDRQGIDGNGDDQSGLAIDDFLRFIQQLRSYLTAAEQQTLFESEARRPSAVAVYLSVYALLARGFADRQPALIRRAKTMLLRLSTRQDVHLEQSICSLLLGQTEEATRALDLSQEFDSIAFIREHSQGSPDLLPGLCLYSERWLQNEVFPHFRDLVRKQASLKEYFADEDVQSYLEELPSDPEPVSPWSSRRNLAYGSSAYDRVPSVQPLGQRTGSLLSSPPTNRYGTEVNPVDRPHLNGSGLTSAESMVPFSEPSLAEGAVPPPPPLHRPRRGHASGGAPVTRRVGGQLRLDRLFLLGAIGIGLLFLGYLLTRLLTRSAPSIEGTVEEVQPLAPVLATVMEPQGQASTVGAALNETSAASVIEAWLSAKAEALGETYTTDRLADVLTEPALSEWQTRAEQLEASNSYWQYEHSPVEVSSVEPILGETATTQSDGSDVDDTATGSGASAANSSNTESAVNTAIVQATVTERGDFYNNGQLDESSSYESTLEIEYTLIREGDQWRIQDWQVLE; this is encoded by the coding sequence GTGCGAATTCCGCTGGATTACTACCGAATTTTAGGCTTACCAAGTCAGGCAACGGCTGAGCAGTTGCAGCAGGCTCATCGTGATCGCACCTTGCAACTTCCTAGACGCGAGTTTTCCGAAGTGGCGATTGAGACACGGCGACAATTGATTGATCAAGCCTACTCGGTGCTTTCGGAACCCAGTCAGCGCCAAGAGTATGATGCTAATTTTTTGTCCAAATCTTATGAATTAGCAGAAATTGGGCGATCGCCTGAGATTACTAGCGACTCAGAGGCATTCGACGATTCGCACAGTTTGGGTTCCTCTGACTATGACGATTCCTATGCATTCATTGATATTGCTCCGGAGCAACTAGTAGGGGCGCTGCTGATTTTATTAGACTTGGGAGAATATGAGTTAGTTCTCAAGTACAGTGCTCCCTACTTGAATGGCAACAATTTTGCTCTTAAACAAGGGCAGTTTGGTGAGCCAGAGATTGTAGCAGCCGATATTGTGCTGACTCATGCGCTAGCCTGCCTAGAGTTGGGACGCGAACAGTGGCAGCAAGGGCAGTATGAAAGTGCGGCCGAATCGTTGCAAGCGGGTCAAGAGGTGTTACTGCGCGCCGGACTGTTTCCCGGCTTGCGTGGTGAAATGCAGTCAGATCTCTACAAGCTGCGTCCTTACCGAATTTTGGAGCTTGTGGCGTTGCCCGAATACCAGGAAGCGGCTCGACAACAAGGACTGAGTTTGCTTCAAGATATGTTGAACGATCGCCAAGGCATTGATGGCAATGGGGATGATCAGTCGGGGTTGGCTATTGATGATTTCTTACGGTTTATTCAACAGTTGCGTAGCTATTTGACAGCCGCGGAACAACAAACATTGTTTGAGTCCGAAGCTCGCCGTCCCTCGGCGGTGGCTGTTTATCTATCGGTCTATGCTTTGTTGGCGCGGGGGTTTGCCGATCGACAACCAGCGCTGATTCGCCGGGCGAAGACCATGCTGCTGCGGTTGAGTACTCGACAAGATGTGCACTTGGAACAGTCCATCTGTTCGTTGCTGTTGGGACAAACGGAAGAAGCCACACGGGCGCTGGATCTCAGCCAAGAGTTTGACTCAATCGCGTTCATCCGGGAACATTCTCAAGGCTCTCCGGATCTCCTGCCAGGATTGTGCCTCTACAGCGAACGTTGGCTGCAAAACGAGGTGTTTCCTCATTTTCGCGATTTAGTTCGCAAACAGGCTTCGCTAAAGGAATATTTTGCGGATGAGGATGTGCAGTCGTACTTGGAGGAATTGCCCAGCGACCCCGAACCGGTCAGCCCTTGGAGCAGTCGCCGCAACCTTGCCTATGGTTCATCCGCCTATGACAGAGTACCGTCTGTGCAGCCATTGGGGCAACGAACTGGAAGCCTGCTCTCGTCTCCGCCTACAAACCGCTATGGTACTGAGGTGAACCCGGTCGATCGCCCTCATCTGAACGGATCGGGACTCACGTCTGCCGAGAGCATGGTGCCGTTCTCGGAGCCATCTCTTGCTGAGGGAGCGGTTCCACCGCCCCCTCCCCTCCACCGCCCACGGCGAGGTCATGCCTCTGGAGGGGCGCCCGTAACCCGACGAGTAGGCGGTCAATTACGATTGGATCGTCTATTCTTACTAGGTGCTATTGGCATCGGGTTGCTTTTTCTGGGATATCTGCTGACGCGGTTATTGACTCGATCTGCGCCTTCGATCGAAGGAACCGTTGAGGAGGTGCAACCCTTAGCCCCCGTCCTAGCCACTGTGATGGAGCCGCAGGGACAAGCGTCAACGGTGGGTGCAGCACTCAACGAAACGAGTGCTGCTTCAGTGATTGAGGCTTGGTTGTCAGCCAAGGCAGAGGCGTTAGGAGAAACCTACACAACCGATCGGTTGGCGGATGTTTTAACGGAGCCGGCCTTGTCTGAATGGCAAACCCGAGCCGAACAACTCGAAGCCAGCAATTCCTATTGGCAATATGAACACTCACCCGTTGAAGTCTCCTCAGTTGAACCAATCCTTGGCGAAACCGCAACGACTCAATCTGATGGCTCTGATGTTGATGATACTGCGACAGGTTCCGGGGCATCAGCCGCAAATTCAAGCAACACCGAGAGTGCTGTTAATACGGCGATCGTACAAGCAACAGTTACCGAACGAGGCGACTTCTACAATAATGGTCAATTGGATGAGAGTTCCTCCTACGAGTCAACTCTAGAGATTGAATACACTCTGATTCGTGAGGGCGATCAGTGGCGAATTCAAGATTGGCAAGTCCTGGAGTAG
- a CDS encoding cation-translocating P-type ATPase, whose amino-acid sequence MASHSLSNAFPTVSVQHSPWHTVSAAQVTEFLQSDRATGLSSQQVAERLERYGPNELIETKGRSPLDIFMDQFKNIMLIMLIAVAVISAILDIREALALDQFIFPKDATAILVIVLLNGILGYVQESGAEKALAALKNLASSKVRVIRSGKTLDIDSKELVPGDLMLLEAGVKIPADGRILEAANLQVREAALTGESHAVNKEVEVQLPDNAPLGDRLNFVFSGTEVVQGRATVLVTETGMQTELGKIATALQEVEAEPTPLQKRMTQLGNVLVTGSLILVAIVVIGGTLYDRSLFTELVEVSLSMAVAVVPEGLPAVITVTLALGTQRMVRRNALIRKLQAVETLGSVTTICSDKTGTLTQNKMVVQAIGTAKHALRVTGEGYAPVGEFECRGQKIIANQEADLQKLLLACVLCNDAVLQKEQGQWAILGDPTEGALLAVAGKAGIRKAEQEQQFPRVAEFPFSSERKRMSVMVKHSSNGSAPYIMFTKGSPELTLERCTQIQMGSHVKPLTDAQRSHILKQNNQLASRGLRVLGFASKSLNELPLERSEDESENGLTWLGLVGMLDAPRPEVREAVAKCRSAGIRPIMITGDHQLTAQAIAENLGIVKPGDMVLTGQQLEELVDRELEAAVEDVSVYARVSPEHKLRIVRALQQRGHVVAMTGDGVNDAPALKQSDIGVAMGITGTDVSKEASDMVLLDDNFATIVSAVEEGRVVYTNIRRFIKYILGSNIGEVLTIAAAPLLGLGGVPLSPLQILWMNLVTDGLPALALAVEPGRPSLMKQPPKNPQESIFARGLGTYMIRIGVILAVVTIALMMWAYGYTEQVQGNGLDRDRWQTMVFTTLCLAQMGHAFAIRSSNQLMLQVNPFSNPFVLAAVGVTSLLQILLVYVEPLRNFFNTHYLSSTELLICVGFSSLIFVWIELEKLVINGFAALQHHAASSRK is encoded by the coding sequence ATGGCGTCTCATTCGTTGTCTAACGCTTTCCCCACTGTTTCGGTTCAACACTCGCCGTGGCATACGGTATCGGCGGCACAAGTGACAGAATTTCTGCAAAGCGATCGCGCTACAGGGCTAAGTTCCCAGCAAGTAGCAGAACGGTTAGAAAGATATGGCCCCAATGAATTAATTGAAACCAAGGGCCGATCGCCCCTCGACATCTTTATGGATCAGTTCAAAAACATCATGCTGATCATGCTGATTGCTGTAGCTGTAATCTCAGCGATTTTGGATATACGCGAGGCGCTAGCACTGGATCAATTTATCTTTCCCAAAGATGCCACAGCGATTCTGGTTATTGTGCTGCTAAACGGCATTTTGGGCTACGTTCAAGAGAGCGGAGCCGAGAAAGCTCTGGCGGCATTAAAGAATTTGGCATCGTCGAAGGTGCGGGTCATTCGCAGCGGTAAGACTCTGGACATCGACTCTAAAGAGTTGGTTCCAGGAGATTTGATGCTGTTGGAAGCAGGTGTCAAAATTCCAGCCGATGGTCGTATTTTGGAAGCAGCCAATTTGCAAGTGCGGGAAGCGGCGCTGACCGGAGAATCTCATGCCGTCAACAAAGAAGTCGAGGTACAGTTACCCGATAATGCGCCGCTGGGCGATCGGCTCAATTTCGTGTTTTCTGGCACAGAAGTGGTGCAGGGACGAGCCACAGTGCTGGTGACGGAAACGGGAATGCAGACGGAGTTGGGCAAAATTGCGACGGCGCTTCAGGAAGTCGAAGCTGAGCCAACCCCCTTGCAAAAGCGTATGACTCAGTTGGGCAATGTGTTAGTGACGGGATCGCTGATTTTAGTGGCGATCGTGGTGATTGGGGGAACGCTATACGATCGTAGTCTGTTCACCGAACTGGTGGAAGTGTCGCTCAGTATGGCGGTAGCGGTGGTCCCCGAAGGATTACCGGCCGTTATTACTGTCACGTTGGCGTTGGGAACTCAGCGCATGGTACGGCGCAATGCTCTGATTCGCAAACTTCAGGCGGTAGAAACGCTGGGATCGGTAACGACAATTTGTTCTGATAAAACTGGCACGCTGACCCAGAACAAAATGGTGGTGCAGGCGATCGGCACTGCGAAACATGCGTTACGAGTAACTGGAGAGGGCTATGCACCAGTCGGAGAGTTTGAATGTCGAGGACAGAAAATTATCGCGAACCAAGAAGCTGATTTACAGAAGCTGTTGCTGGCTTGCGTGTTGTGTAATGATGCAGTGCTGCAAAAAGAACAGGGCCAGTGGGCGATTCTGGGCGACCCGACTGAAGGAGCATTGTTGGCAGTGGCAGGCAAAGCTGGCATCCGCAAAGCTGAGCAGGAGCAACAGTTTCCTCGGGTAGCAGAGTTTCCGTTTTCATCGGAACGCAAGCGCATGAGCGTCATGGTAAAGCATTCAAGCAACGGATCTGCCCCGTACATTATGTTTACGAAAGGCTCACCGGAATTAACCCTGGAGCGATGCACGCAGATTCAGATGGGTAGCCACGTCAAACCGCTAACGGACGCCCAACGATCGCACATTTTGAAACAAAATAACCAGTTAGCTAGTCGCGGATTGCGGGTACTGGGATTTGCTAGCAAATCGTTGAATGAATTGCCACTGGAACGCTCTGAAGATGAATCTGAGAATGGATTAACCTGGCTAGGATTAGTGGGCATGTTGGATGCACCGCGCCCAGAGGTACGGGAAGCTGTGGCTAAGTGCCGATCGGCTGGCATTCGTCCAATCATGATTACGGGCGATCACCAACTAACAGCACAGGCAATCGCTGAAAATCTGGGGATTGTTAAACCGGGTGATATGGTGCTGACTGGGCAACAACTCGAAGAGCTAGTCGATCGAGAACTCGAGGCAGCCGTTGAGGATGTCAGCGTCTATGCCCGTGTGTCACCAGAACACAAACTGCGAATTGTCCGGGCCCTGCAACAGCGCGGTCATGTGGTAGCAATGACGGGAGATGGCGTCAACGATGCCCCGGCTTTAAAGCAATCAGATATTGGTGTCGCTATGGGCATTACGGGCACAGATGTTAGTAAAGAAGCCAGTGACATGGTGTTGCTGGATGATAATTTTGCCACAATCGTGTCAGCGGTGGAAGAAGGGCGGGTCGTGTACACCAACATCCGCCGCTTCATTAAGTACATCCTGGGATCAAATATCGGGGAAGTGTTGACGATCGCGGCGGCCCCATTACTGGGACTGGGTGGGGTGCCACTGTCTCCGCTGCAAATCCTCTGGATGAATCTTGTTACCGATGGCTTGCCGGCCCTGGCGCTGGCCGTTGAACCGGGCCGACCGTCGCTTATGAAGCAGCCACCTAAAAATCCGCAAGAGAGCATCTTTGCCCGTGGACTAGGCACCTACATGATTCGCATTGGCGTTATTTTGGCAGTGGTGACCATTGCGCTGATGATGTGGGCCTATGGCTATACCGAACAGGTACAGGGCAATGGTTTAGATCGCGATCGGTGGCAGACGATGGTATTCACTACGCTCTGTTTAGCTCAAATGGGACACGCCTTTGCCATCCGCTCCAGCAACCAGCTGATGCTGCAAGTTAATCCCTTCTCTAATCCGTTTGTGCTGGCGGCTGTCGGAGTGACGAGTCTCCTACAGATTTTGCTGGTTTACGTTGAACCTCTACGGAACTTTTTCAACACGCACTACTTAAGCAGCACGGAACTGCTAATTTGTGTTGGCTTTAGTTCACTGATCTTCGTTTGGATTGAGCTTGAAAAGCTCGTCATTAACGGGTTCGCAGCGTTGCAACATCACGCTGCTTCATCAAGAAAATAA